One Spinacia oleracea cultivar Varoflay chromosome 4, BTI_SOV_V1, whole genome shotgun sequence DNA segment encodes these proteins:
- the LOC110783259 gene encoding uncharacterized protein — MGLTIVSPSEPHFKTKKLFLFSNYILLAAASSCIFLTLSLRLIPSLCGFFFILLQLLTILGALAGCHAASTGGTRWYGAHMAATVLTAIFQGSISVLIFTRSDDFLGSLKSYVEESSGVMILKLAGGLCVVIFCLEWVVLTVAFFLKYYAVVEGCGGGGVNGGFKKSSKVGSSEEEMGYLPYPNAV; from the coding sequence ATGGGTCTAACAATCGTTTCACCATCAGAACCCCACTTCAAAACCAAGAAACTCTTCCTCTTCAGCAACTACATCCTCTTAGCAGCAGCATCAAGCTGCATCTTCCTCACTCTGTCCCTCCGCTTAATCCCTTCTCTTTGCGGCTTCTTCTTCATCCTCCTCCAACTCCTCACCATCCTCGGCGCCTTAGCCGGTTGCCACGCCGCCAGCACCGGTGGCACACGGTGGTACGGGGCCCACATGGCCGCCACAGTCCTCACCGCCATCTTTCAGGGTTCAATCTCTGTTCTTATCTTCACTCGGAGTGACGATTTCTTGGGGAGTCTTAAGTCCTATGTGGAGGAATCAAGTGGGGTTATGATTTTGAAGTTGGCTGGTGGGCTTTGTGTTGTGATCTTCTGTTTGGAGTGGGTGGTTTTGACGGTGGCCTTTTTCTTGAAGTATTATGCTGTTGTTGAAGGTTGCGGCGGCGGTGGTGTTAATGGAGGTTTTAAGAAGAGTTCTAAAGTGGGGAGTTCTGAGGAAGAAATGGGTTATTTGCCTTACCCTAATGCAGTCTAA